In Rosa chinensis cultivar Old Blush chromosome 1, RchiOBHm-V2, whole genome shotgun sequence, a genomic segment contains:
- the LOC112198664 gene encoding uncharacterized mitochondrial protein AtMg00810-like, translating to MVFDMKDLGPLTYFLGLEVTRVKQGIFLSQAKYANDLLVKAGIDTVRPCSSPCLPHYQMTKDQGVPLKDPTMYRSIVGALQYLTFTRLDIAYAVNTICQFLTTATDIHFGVVKRILRYLHGTAHKGLFYNSANALNNVVCVKAFCDAYWAGEVIQRRSTTGFVVYLGMCPVSWQSKKQGIVSRSSTESEYRSLANIAAEISWIRHLLCDLKVPIPRAPLLKCDNLSALALASNPVFHSKIKHLDNDFHFVRERVQRYDLYLEYVSTTEHTAIYYRTYCRHFNKRVTFTNLSHSLYQSQTSHPS from the coding sequence ATGGTGTTTGACATGAAAGATCTTGGTCCTTTAACATACTTTTTGGGATTGGAAGTTACTAGAGTCAAACAAGGAATTTTTCTAAGTCAAGCTAAATATGCTAATGATCTTCTTGTAAAGGCAGGAATTGATACAGTTCGACCTTGCAGTTCCCCTTGTCTTCCTCATTATCAAATGACAAAAGATCAAGGTGTGCCTCTCAAAGATCCAACTATGTACAGAAGCATTGTAGGAGCCTTACAATATCTCACCTTTACACGACTAGATATTGCTTATGCAGTGAACACTATTTGTCAGTTTTTGACAACTGCTACAGACATTCACTTTGGTGTAGTCAAGAGGATACTAAGATATCTACATGGCACTGCTCATAAAGGTTTGTTTTACAACTCAGCTAATGCACTTAACAATGTAGTTTGTGTCAAGGCATTTTGTGATGCCTATTGGGCAGGAGAAGTTATTCAAAGACGTTCAACCACTGGATTTGTAGTATATCTTGGTATGTGTCCAGTTTCATGGCAGTCAAAGAAACAAGGTATTGTGTCTCGAAGTTCAACTGAATCTGAGTATAGAAGCTTAGCTAATATTGCAGCTGAAATAAGTTGGATTAGACATTTACTTTGTGATTTGAAGGTTCCAATTCCTAGAGCCCCCTTACTTAAGTGTGATAACCTGTCTGCATTGGCTCTAGCTTCAAATCCAGTGTTTCATTCTAAGATTAAACACTTGGATAATGATTTTCATTTTGTTCGGGAGCGTGTTCAACGCTATGATTTGTACCTTGAATATGTATCTACTACAGAACATACTGCTATCTACTACAGAACATACTGCAGACATTTTAACAAAAGGGTTACCTTCACCAATCTTTCGCACTCATTGTATCAATCTCAAACTAGCCACCCTAGCTGA
- the LOC112175474 gene encoding polyketide synthase 1, whose product MVTVEEVRKAQRAEGPATVLAIGTATPPNCIDQSTYPDYYFRITNSEHKAELKEKFQRMCDKSMIKKRYMYLTEEILKENPSMCEYMAPSLDARQDMVVVEIPKLGKEAATKAIKEWGQPKSKITHLVFCTTSGVDMPGADYQLTKLLGLRPSVKRLMMYQQGCFAGGTVLRLAKDLAENNKGARVLVVCSEITAVTFRGPSDTHLDSLVGQALFGDGAAAIIVGADPLPEVEKPLFELVSAAQTILPDSDGAIDGHLREVGLTFHLLKDVPGLISKNIEKSLNEAFKPLNITDWNSLFWIAHPGGPAILDQVEAKLGLKPEKLEATRHILSEYGNMSSACVLFILDEVRRKSAANGHKTTGEGLEWGVLFGFGPGLTVETVVLHSVAA is encoded by the exons ATGGTGACCGTCGAGGAAGTCCGCAAGGCTCAACGTGCTGAAGGTCCAGCCACCGTCTTGGCCATCGGGACAGCCACTCCTCCCAACTGTATTGACCAGAGCACATACCCCGACTACTATTTTCGTATCACCAACAGCGAGCacaaggctgagctcaaggagAAATTCCAGCGCATGT GTGACAAATCTATGATCAAGAAGCGTTACATGTATTTGACtgaagaaattctcaaagagaATCCTAGTATGTGTGAGTACATGGCTCCTTCACTTGATGCAAGACAAGACATGGTGGTTGTTGAAATTCCAAAGCTTGGAAAAGAGGCTGCCACTAAGGCCATTAAAGAATGGGGTCAACCCAAGTCCAAAATCACCCACTTGGTCTTTTGTACCACTAGTGGTGTCGACATGCCTGGGGCCGATTACCAGCTCACTAAGCTCTTGGGCCTCCGCCCGTCCGTCAAGCGTCTCATGATGTACCAGCAAGGGTGTTTCGCCGGAGGCACGGTGCTCCGGTTGGCTAAGGACTTGGCCGAGAACAACAAGGGTGCACGTGTTCTTGTTGTTTGCTCAGAGATCACTGCAGTTACATTCCGTGGGCCTAGCGACACTCATCTCGATAGTCTTGTGGGCCAAGCCTTGTTCGGTGATGGTGCTGCGGCCATTATTGTTGGGGCCGACCCATTGCCTGAGGTTGAGAAGCCTTTGTTCGAGTTGGTCTCGGCAGCTCAAACTATCCTCCCTGATAGTGACGGAGCCATTGACGGGCATCTTCGTGAAGTTGGGCTCACATTTCACCTCCTCAAAGATGTTCCTGGGCTGATTTCGAAGAACATCGAGAAGAGCCTCAATGAGGCCTTCAAACCTTTGAACATCACGGACTGGAACTCACTTTTCTGGATTGCACACCCGGGTGGCCCTGCAATTTTGGACCAAGTAGAGGCTAAATTGGGCCTGAAGCCCGAAAAGCTAGAAGCCACAAGGCATATACTATCCGAGTACGGCAACATGTCTAGTGCTTGTGTGTTGTTTATTTTGGACGAGGTGAGGAGGAAGTCTGCAGCTAATGGGCACAAGACCACCGGAGAGGGCTTGGAGTGGGGTGTTCTATTTgggtttgggcctgggctcaccGTCGAGACTGTTGTGCTTCACAGTGTGGCTGCTTAA
- the LOC121052753 gene encoding secreted RxLR effector protein 161-like, which translates to METCASGEVPMSKGEKLTKKQSPKNEVEKVDMESKPYARLVGSLMYAQVCTRPYLSFIVGILSRFQSNPGHEHWVAGKKVLRYVQRIKNHMFVYTQVEKLKLVGYTDSDFAGNYPDSKKSTCGYVFMLVGGAVAWKTMKQTLVTTSTMQAEFIAVYEGMCEELWIRIFLIQTRILSQIVSYALVIHCDNEAAMFFSKNSKRSNNSKHIDLKYYSVRERVKHGEISVLSIITDSQLADPFTKALSVAAFKKHIENIGVLPSLSS; encoded by the coding sequence ATGGAAACTTGTGCATCAGGGGAGGTTCCAATGTCTAAGGGAGAAAAGCTTACTAAGAAACAAAGTCCAAAGAATGAAGTAGAAAAGGTGGATATGGAGTCCAAGCCATATGCAAGGCTTGTTGGAAGCCTTATGTATGctcaagtctgcactaggccttATTTATCTTTTATAGTTGGCATTCTTTCCAGGTTTCAGTCTAATCCAGgtcatgaacattgggtagctggaaAGAAAGTACTCAGGTACGTGCAGAGGATTAAGAACCACATGTTTGTGTATACACAAGTCGAAAAATTGAAGCTTGTAGGATACACAGACTCAGactttgcagggaattatcctgATTCTAAGaaatcgacttgtggatatgtttTCATGCTTGTAGGAGGGGCTGTTGCTTGGAAAACTATGAAACAAACCTTAGTGACAACATCTACAATGCAAGCAGAGTTTATTGCAGTgtatgaaggaatgtgtgaagAGCTTTGGATTAGAATTTTTTTGATACAAACTAGGATTTTAAGTCAAATAGTTTCTTATGCTCTTGTAATtcattgtgacaatgaggcagCTATGTTCTTCAGTaaaaacagtaaaaggtcaaataactCAAAGCATATTGACCTCAAGTATTacagtgtgagagagagagtcaagCATGGTGAAATTTCAGTATTGAGTATAATTACAGACTCTCAGCTTGCAGATCCCTTCACTAAGGCATTGTCAGTTGCTGCCTTCAAGAAGCATATTGAGAATATTGGTGTTTTACCTAGTTTAAGTTCTTGA
- the LOC112198677 gene encoding uncharacterized protein LOC112198677 — translation MNQNMDLCLTKDEPELLTSESTDEEKKYFKEWYKANKMANNVIRTTMSDTVRDSIQEPDLAMDYLYAIHDMYRESDKAEAARLVKEFNKLKYTGTGKVREHIMKLIEINAQLRDLNMGVTDDHVVHAALHSLPNSFSQLRTGYNAQKEKWSLKELIAICVDEEDRIRKEKSQAPQ, via the coding sequence ATGAACCAGAACATGGACCTTTGCTTAACCAAGGATGAACCTGAGTTGCTTACTAGTGAAAGCactgatgaagagaagaagtatTTTAAAGAGTGGTATAAGGCAAATAAGATGGCAAACAATGTTATTAGGACTACCATGTCAGACACAGTTAGAGATAGCATACAAGAACCTGATCTAGCCATGGATTACTTGTATGCCATACATGATATGTATAGAGAGAGTGATAAGGCTGAGGCTGCTAGATTGGTAAAGGAATTTAACAAGCTTAAGTACACTGGCACAGGGAAAGTGAGAGAGCATATCATGAAGCTCATTGAGATTAATGCTCAGCTTAGGGACCTCAACATGGGGGTCACTGATGATCATGTAGTGCATGCTGCACTGCATTCCTTGCCTAATAGTTTTAGCCAACTTAGGACTGGCTACAATGCTCAAAAGGAAAAATGGAGCCTCAAGGAGCTGATTGCCATCTGTGTAGATGAGGAAGATAGGATTAGGAAGGAAAAGAGCCAAGCACCTCAGTGA